Genomic segment of Zingiber officinale cultivar Zhangliang chromosome 11B, Zo_v1.1, whole genome shotgun sequence:
ATAATCTATTACCTGTATCTCTTTGAAAAGCAAGTCTAACATTTGTTCTTGATTATTTTGCTgtaataattttgttttaaaaaataatacaaatacTTGATACAAAAAACTATCAGTACACCCATGCTTCCTGTAGATATAATGAACTAGAAGCAGGCAGCAGTAATAGATGCAGATTGGATTTATTTTCTCATACAGATTTACAAAAGAATTATTGAAAAATGAAGCCCTTTTTAATTCAATGAGATTAATCTCCATGACCATGTCATTGTCAAACGATGATGTTTGTGGTCGCAACGCTATGGCCTGAAGGTCACAGGACTCTCATCGATCAATCTGTAATCTGTAGAATAGAAAGCTGAAAGAATAAACCAAGTCAATGTATATGACTAGTAAGTAGATATCTGAACAGGTTACAAACTACATTGATCTTATCTGACTACAATAATCTCATCTCACGTTGAGCTGTGGTCTGGAATATCTTAATCTCATACATGCTAAATGATAAAATATCAAAATGTGTACACAAGAAAATGGTTAAACTAAGATGCTTTGAGTTAAGCAAAAAATTTCACATCTCAAAATCAATAATCAAAGGCTAGAAACAAGGAAACTTAAACTACGAGTTTGTTACACTAAAGATAGGTCAGTAATATCTTGGCCATGCTAAATGGTAAAATTGAACTGCACGATCGAGAAGATGGTTGGAGTTTAAAACAACATTTTTTTTCTCAGTCGATTAATCAAATGATTAAAAAAAGGAAATCAAACTCAAAGTGTCAATTCTAAAGACCAATTTTCAAAATCTGCATATCTCAGCAGCTTACCTAACTAAGATTTCAGGTGAATACAATCCAACAAAGGCTAGGTTGTTGGTCGTGTCATTGTTGACAAACCACGCCCAGTAGGCATCATTCCATGATGGCCAGCATCTGACTCTTCTTCGCCAATGTCTGTTCATCGATAAATAGAATCAAAACAATCTGATAACAAGAAAAGCACTTGGAAATATGAAATATTGGTCCATAAGAATCGCACTAAATAGAATTACCAAGAAATAGAATTTATCCCTCTAGACAGATTATTAGCCATGAGTAAATAGTAGATCCGAGTGACATTCCATAAAACATAGGTATCAACATCTTTTGATTCTTTGTAATCAGCTACATGGATACAAACTACTATTCTTTCCACTTCTCAAATTTTGTTGATTAAATAAACTAACAGCATAGGCCACATTGAATTTTGTTAATCTATAGAAACCTTGCACCAAAACTGACTAGTTTTCCAAGCGATATGCTTAACCAATGGACAATTTGATTCTATGCACATTGATAAACACTTGCTTTAGAAATTTATGAGATACGGGTCATACCGAGCATATCATCACCACCTGCATTAGTTCCCGCAACTCCAACACAGCAAAATAAGGAAGTGTCATCAACTTTCAAATGCTCATACGCAACATATATGTCCTCGATAGTTGCATGCTCATACAATGAAGTTAAGTCTTTGATACATGATATATCCTGCTCCAATCAAATGACTAGAGAATTAAGACGAAAATGAAAGAGTAGATGAAAAACAAAGTGAACTAAATAACTCGAGAGAATTTCAAAAGACCTGAACTCACAAAGACTACCCATATTTCGTGGAGAAAAGCCTCAAGCAAAATTCATAGATCGAAAAACATGAAGTGTTCAGTAATACATGGTGATGATGAAAATCTCGATTAAATAACAATTTTCAATACTCCCCAACTAATCACATAAAAGCAGctaataaaataaatgaacatGTTTAAAGTTTTTAACTATGAAGAGGTTTCAGTCCCGGATCGGAACGAtatgattttgatattttttaaatataaaatatattaactaaaaaatttatttaaatatttaaataaaataatttacataGACACACAATTTTGATATGTTACCCGACTCCCGTGCCCAACTGAGTGTGCGAGGCGCCCTGAAGTGATTCAAGCGCCCGAATGTATGTGAGAGTCGCATACGAGAGGCGGGAAGCATAAtattattctctctctctctctctctctctctctctctctatatatatatatatatatatagagagagagagagagagaggagttgattaaaattattaacctaagttatttaattaaacctaactaAAAAAACCTTCAACCCTTGTTCTACGACGCCTCCAGGCCAGCACGACACGTCACCGGGCTTATGCAACACATCTGGACGCGTTGTCACCTTGTCAGACTCACGCGACGCATCCGCGAGGCCTCGAGGTGCACTGACACCAGAGGCGTACTTGTGCCTGTTGTGGGTCTACGGACGGAACAAAATGTTTCGCTTGTATCAGATGAAATGGCTCAAGATTTTAAACTATGATCTAATCTCTACCACCAATGAACTTGATGGATAGGGAATCAATTTTCATTATGTTTATTTGACCTTGTGAGACCGAACTAGATATAACATGCAAATGTAAGTACCATATAACTAGAGAATTTTGGACCAAAAGCTCCATGTTTAAACCAAATACACGAGTAatatttgtgaaaaaaaaaaaggtgagAGAAATTGCCTCCTAATTTAGTCCCAAATGGAGTCAAAAGATGATGAATATGTTTTGTCTTGTTTTGCAAGCCATTAAAAAGACTTAATCAAGGTTATCATAATCAATATCTAACCTAGGATGATGACCTAGGATAATCAAGGTCGATAGGATGGGATCATGGGATTGAAGCCTAAGATTGTAAGGtcctatatttttaattaaaatataggAGAACTTTGAGAATTTGTCAATATAATATCattaagcataaaagaaaattctaGTGTGTGTGTGTATAACTAAAAAAAGTTCATATTTAAACAAGCACCATCTCATTCTACGAGATGATGAGATGATTATAGTTATAAAATGGAGGATGAtgacaataaaaaaataatttgatataattgAAAGTTTTTTCAGATgatatgaaatttaaaaaaaaaagagtaaatattAATATTCATAATGTCTAATTGCATGTGCAGTATACTCTATGTAGATGTGGATATTGGAATCTACAACATACGGTATGAACAGTATGCAAGGATAGGATTAAATAGTAGTTTCACAAGATTCTAGCTCAATTGAGATCGTAGTAAGGATTTGTGCTGTTTAGGCCAGTTTGTATGGTATGATTATAAGATCCTAAGGTTTTGAATGCAATCTTGACTGCAATAAACGAAATCCTAGGCAAAATTGATAGGTGTACCTCTGTGACAACAAAGACACCTTTAGCTTTAATGTTGAAGACTAGAGGTGATTTTGGGCTATGAAGTGAAGTATGAGCCTTAACAAACATATCAGTTCTTAAATGGTAGGAAACCAAAAAGAAGAAAgacaaatggaaaaaaaaaaaagtaaaacaagGATGATCTTTCATATCATTCAACTtaaatcaattccttaaaatgGCACACCTTCAACAAACTTGAGGGAAGTATATGCAGCATTTAACTTTACCTTCCTTGGAATAGATGGAGATTGAAGGTGGGCCATTAATCCCAACCAGTAAGCATTTGATTTAGTTTCAGCCTCATGTCTCATCAAAAGAGTCCTCTTCGCCTGCAATCAAAGTTAAGTTGAAGTTAATTATCACTACAACACCTATTCAGTCAGTCATACTACAAGAAGTACAACTGAAGTAAATTTAGCAGTCCACAGACAAACTCTTCCAATGATCAAAGTCACAAGCATATTTgtacaagttaaaaaaaaataattgaaatacAAAACCAAGCTGTGATAACAAAAAGAAAATCTGAGTTGGATGGTTATATTTGGATGGTAACAAGTGCAATTACCTGTCGGCCTTATTTCACTATTAATTTCATATGAACAACTAGACTCATATCCCAtagataatatttatatatatgatattagttaaaatattaatttacaaaTTCACTTTGCAGGTGACAAATGAAACTAACACCTAAAATAATAGGCTAGAAAAATGTTCACTGACCCGATCCAACTCCCTCTGGGATATCTTGTTACTGTGTAAACCTCTGAGAACAGTTTTGCAGGCATCCACAGCTTTATATACCTTAAAAAAGAAATCGCATAGCTTAATGCATCTAGCAATTTGAGTGAGCATAAAAGTTAACCAACGCTGAGGCAATTTGTGATAAAAATGCATACCTTGCTTGGAGTAGAGGTAACTGATATAACATACCATCCAAGATTCAGCCAATCGAAAAGGCTTAACTCAAATGATACATCATATGTCAGCCCAAGAGAATCCCTTACTGTTGTGAAAAGCCTGCAATCAGATAGATGTGCTAGCATATCATATTTATAATTTACAACCAAAAATCAAAAGGATAGGCTACCAGGTAAAAGGTTCCTAATCTTTTATAAGTTATAGAGGAATGACtatgaaaagaaaaggaattgtggGTTATATAATCAAGGTCTTAAACACTCATCTGATGCTGCCTACTGGGAATCACTAAATACTTGCTTCATTTCCACAACAATAGGTACAACTTCCTAAGGATCATAGTGATAATCCGCCAAAACAAACTTGATTGAACTACTTGGGCAACTCAATTATCTAAAGGCAAAAAGGAAAGGGTTGAAGCCATTAACTAAATGGACTGATCCATCATTTCCTGTATAAATAAGCCTTCAATAAAACAACCTGTGGACCAATACCCCCACCCTAGATCCAGAACCTTCAATGCACAAAGAAACAAACCAAGGCAACAGGTCCTGGGGTGGTAGGAATACCACAATAGGCTCATAGTGGAGAGGTGGAAGACTGTTTCAAATAGAGGGCAAGTGATAATCAACGTGACTTCCACAGTGATTTGAGATACTGTTCTGTGATTACATTTTCCAATAAAGCCAATTGCAGACTCATTCTAACAGCAAGTTAATTTCTATCAACTCGCATGCAAAGATAACATAGAGTAAATAGAAAATATAACAAGAAATGAAGTCAAATCTAAGCCTAGAAGATTATGATCCAAGAAGTTCTGGGGTGGTAGGAATACCACCATAGGCTCATAGTGGAGAGGTGGAAGACTGTTTCAAATAGAGGACAAGTGATAATCAACGTGTCTTCCAGAGCAATTTGAGATACTGTTATGTGATTCCATTTTCCAATGAAGCCAATTGCAGACTCATTCTAACAGCAAGTTAATTTCTATGAACCGGCATGCAAAGATAACATACAGTAAATAGAAAACATAACAAGAAATGAAGTCAAATCTAAGCCTAGAAGATTATGATCCAAGATTCTAGCACACCATGTATTCGGCAACATAAAGTTGAAGCATCCACCCATcacttttttatttcttattcatcACCAGGGTATTTAGAACATATTGGGAAGCATTTATCTATATACTTGCAAGAGCATCAATGAAACAACTGAgcaaaataaatcaataaaatcaAAGCCAAAAATAAACTAAAGAAATAACTAGAACATGGTTTTTCTTAAAATTTGAAGGTTGAGATGGCTATTCCAGGAGTAAAGAAACATAGTTAAAGTGTTAAAAGTGATTTTCCAGAAAGAATGAAACATTGAACAAGAGTGTACCTGGAATTTATAACCTCAGCTAGCAGGCCCAAGGCAATGCTGAAGAATAGGGGATGACTTCGAAGACCTTGTTCAACATTCTTTTCAATGGCTTCCTCTTCCAGGAGAATTGATTCATTTGTCTTGGGCATTTCTCCTGTATTTGAATGAGTCATCAGCTTGTGAGGTAGAagaaattcacatgctatatgatTAGCAAATATCATCACTCGAGAAGCACATCAATAATTTCTAAGATATCTTTATTTCTCTTTTTCCAAGCATAAGTTCCTTACAGCAACACTggtaaagaattattattttttgaggAGAAAATGGGAGTTACTAAGTAGTCAATAGTTCAGGCCTCAGGGGAACTAGGAAttatcaaaactaattttgacaAACATGctttttttaattcttttctcattaatttgttttattaaataaacaactataaagcaaataaaaaaattttgaaacatcTGTCTAACTCTTAATTTATTTTCAATAACCTTTCCCAAAGTTGCATGTTATGGCTCATTGACTAGATTGGATCAATGTGTACTGCCTTCACTCATAAATTTGCAACAATAATTTTCCTCTATTTTTAGGCAACTTAGTTGTTAAAGTTTTATTGAATAACTTAGTTGACCATATCATACCTGATTCCCTATATTCTTCCCAGCTCAAAATGAATCTCACCTAGATCTACATTTATacctattttcattttctttaaatATCCTTTAATCTCACTCAATCAAATATTTCAAGCAATAACTTGTTCctaaatttgataatttttttaacacaatCAGATTTGTTTATGAGTGCTCattaaataatttgtaaaaatattttttcacctTACGTTACTTGTATTGTCATCAAAGAAACCTTTTGAAAAACATTGGTTACTAGACATAAACCATCTCTACATTTAATGGTTCGACACAGCATTGTATGTGGGGGCATAATAATAGATAAACGTATCCAGCAATTTGACATAATTTACCATTCATATTTGATGGATTTATCAATTTGAAAAGGTCTTTTCCTTCAGCATTGAATCCCCAACGGCTTGGGGCTGGGCCTGCAATATATGCACATGCCCTCTCGTCAGTGTCTTTCAAGTGTACCTGTTAATGGGAAAAATACTTTTGAGCAACCATATTATACATCTAAACACTGAGTATTTCTCTATATCAAGAAACAATCAAATGGTTGTTATCCACAAAATTCTTAACATAAGCCAAGCAGTTCATAGGTGAAGCAAGATAGCACTGACAtaagagaaaacaaaataaataggCGATACCAAGACTCCCTACTACCAAATCCATTTTAGCCTAATCATTTTCTAGTTATTCTATATTTCTCAATCCAAAAGATGTAACCAACAAATCCAAAGTATCCTTATTCACACATAATTTGACACCATTCATGAACACAAGATCAAAATAGCTAACTCAATGACATCTAGGAAAGAGATACAGTGCAagtaaaccaaatttttatttaaacaagGAGACCAGTATCTCCAAATCTCAAACTTGATAAATAGTTTTTCCCTATTTACTTTCCAAAATTAAAGGTACTGAATTCTCTTATTTCCAACATAAATAGTTAAGCCCTTGAGGGTTGTCGCCTACTGTAGTTGGATTTGGGTATATAGGTGCCCATTCATTTGGTGGAGATCTCTATGTAATCTCAAACTCCAGAAATTGATTGTCTTCAACTACTCTATTTTCGTTATCAAAATAAAGATGTTTGAGACTTGTCCAGACACCCTTAATATTGTTTGATAGCCAATCTCACTAAAGAGAAGGATTATGATTACATACTTGTTGGAAATGCAGGTCAGATGGGAAAGGACGGAAAGTAATTGGTTCAATATCCTGCTTAGTTTTGGAGCTTGTTGAACTGACTGTACCCAGATAATCAAGAATGCAGACTTCAATGTCTTCCTTGGTGAAATCTCCAACGATACTAACCTACAAGAACAACAGATGGTCAAAGACACTCTAATGAAAGTATCTAACAATATTTATTGGTTTATGCCTTATTAATAACCCAACAAAGATAAGattaaaaggataaaaagttcagtacaaaaagaaatcagttaTAAAGAACAAAATGATGAGAAAAAATTGTCCACCTCCATATTATCTGCAACAAACTGATTCATAACAGCATCTTTAACTGATTGAAGTGTCAAATTTTCTAACGACTCTGGACTTGGCTCAACAAATCTCTCATCGGCATTTAGCATTCCAAGCATAAGTTTGCAAGCAGTTGAACGTTCCAAGCTTTTGGGGATTGAACGATAATAGGATAAATACAACTGCTTTGCTCTATCAAATGCATCTTCTAACCAAACACTGTGCTGAAAGACAGTCACAATAAGAAACATATAAGCTTTAACTTGACCTAGTGTAAATTTAAAGTACCCTTGACTAAAATTTTCAGCAAAAATCATTGTACATAAATTTAACTATGAATGTACAGCACAGGAAATTAATCTCTACAGGGATAAACTTGAAAATGGATTTGGAACAAAATACTTACCTCAAGTACCATATGAAGAAGTTGGAAAGCTGCACGCATTCCATCATCTCTCAAAGTAAAACGGAATTCCATTGCAGTGAACTCCTCGGTGGACTCTAGCGAGCAATTGATTAAGTGATTAACACAGAAAAGTTCTACCTGGAGTAGAGAAGAAGAATCAACATGTTGCAAAGCAGCTCAAGAAACAATACATTTCACTCCCGTAATgggttgaatacttagatatttaCTCTGATATTGCTATGTTAATAAGTGGATCATTTCTTTTTCATAGTATACAGTTCAGTTTGTTGTTTATTACAGTAATAAAACTATCAATCCCCATTAATTTAGCAACTTTCTTTAAGCAACAATTAATTCTATACAAAGCACATAAGCTGTCTTTACCAGCAACCCATCTATTTGTCATCAAAGTATTGCCTGGcttaaaagaatatataagtagcaatgaatttctaaaaatttctcaatCAGAATCATCAAAAAAATGCATCCAAGACAGAGCCACTGCAAATCCACACTAATAAAGATATAAAACCAATTAGTTATGATTGCATACAAACAATTTGAAGCTGAAACTAGATTTTAAGTCAAATAGAGACTGCAACAAATTCTCAAACCTGAAAATGCCATGTTTATGCACAATAACATTTTAAAGGGGAAAACAATCAATTCCAGTTTTACAAAGAACAAACCTGTTCCCTAGAAAAGTTACCAACACATCCACCTTCACTTAAAGTTCGAACACCTACGACAACAGCTCCTTTTGATTCAGATGTTTCAGCTGCTCTTCCACCACGCACGATGAGGCGCATGACACCACACCTAGCTTCATTTTTTGTAAtctatacaaaaaaaaaacacagaaaaagaagaaaaacaaacactAATTGATCAAAGATGAAGAAATTTCAATCAATCCAACAACCAGAAAAATTGAGCCAAATCACTTTTATCAACATCTTTTCAAAATGAATATTGGTTATGTCGTGGATCAACCATATCATTTGCATAGGATTTTTTAAATCTTGGTATAAACAAGTCAACAAAGTATAACAAGCACCCCAACTTATAACATACCTTACAAgacattgaaatatttttaaatacttgAATAAGTGTGTTGTATTAAATGAAAACATTGAAATATCCATGGTGAACATCATACTTTTCAATTGGTCAACTGATCGTTATGTGTTAGGTAAAAACCACAGTACCAGGAATCTGAACTTTAATTATGGGTTTCAAATGAGTTATCATGTGttgattgatcatttaatatAATGCTTGTATACAATTACATATGCTATGTTGCTCAAACATGAATACTAGTATGAGACATGGATGTGACATCTAAAATGACTTTACACATCATGAATAGGACCAAGTGTTAGCTCAGAGTACCAGGTATCCAACATAGGTTATGAGTAGGTAGGCAAAATAAATATCAGAAGTTACACTTTATATTATACATATCTAAACCTTTAATTTGCATAACTTATATGTTCAATTGAGTAATCACTTGAAAATGAATCCAAGTTAATTTGGGTTTAAATGACTTAAACCAGTTTCATAGGgttttaattttcattacttAATCAACAGGTGATACATGGGGGTGGCACAGTCAACGCTGGAACCATGTAAATTTCACTTATGATAGCTAGTTTCGATTTTGGTAAATTGGTGTAATGATATTTATCATCCACGTTGACCAAGACAgaacaaaattttaaactttaccTCTATTATAGGTCATGGAGGAGCCAAAAATTGAGGaggggggaaggggagggggTTAATAATTGAAACATATTTAGGTATTAAAAGTAATAATTATATAGAGAAAATAGTTTTCCTTCAAAATCCATCAATTGTTTTGGTAAACTGGTATTTAATTTTTGTAGTTAAGCGCCACATGGGATATTATCCTAAAAGTTATTATGTTAATATAATACATAAATACGCGTAAATTAGTGCTCAGACTCATAAATTAGACTTGGTAAGGGTGCgcctagggatggcaatgggtcgggttTAAACCCGGCCCCGTATTAAACCCTCCCCTTTCGGGGTGGGCTTAAACCTGGTCAAACGGGTTACAGGGCGGGTCTACACCCCCTGACCAGGTTTAGAAGCGAGTTCGAGGCAGGTTACAAGTTTCAATGAACCCGCtccgtgtgtgtgtgtgtgtgtataataATGAGGAAGCCCTAACCGTATCTGTAGCTCATTTTCAATTTCCAATCTCCATTTGTGATTCTGCCCGCCGTCTCCCTTTTAGGAATGGGAATGGGTCAGGTTTAAACTCGGCCCCGTATTAAACCCACCCCGTTCGGGTTTAAAACCCGGTCAAACAGGTCCTTGGATTGGCCAAATTTAGCCCGAACCTGCCCCGTTGTCATCCCTAGGTGCATCAGGCCCATGCAATAATGCAACGCAAGGGTGACGCTCAAGAACCCCAGTAGCTTGCTGCTGTAACAAACTCTcactcataaaaaattaatttaactttttatatcagatattaaactgataagaacaaatactacacttgatcttagccaaaaggccgagaaagATATGCTTTCTAATGTCGCCGACCCAAggtatttataaaagtttttccaCAAGCCTAAGGTAGGACTAAAGAGAACcatgtatttttaatataaaaaaaaaacaactcgagaaaattactaataagtcTTAACATTATTTTCAGTGTGAAAAAAAAGGACATTAGCGTAATTTCATTTTAGGTTTCACCAAAATTAGCTCGTAAAGGGTtcaaattcttaataaaataataagatgaACTTAATTGGTTTCTCTTCAGTCTTCAATTGAATATAATTGCTCAATTGTTCTCAATATTGATGatcatgatatttttttattcctAATAGACAATAGGTTCTTGTTGCTTGAAAATGGACTGCATAGTTTATGCACAGACAAGTAGATATAAAATCAAGATCACAATCACAAAACATTTCAATGGAAAAACTACCTTGTAGTTTACAGGAATCCCATTTGAAAGACGGCACTGAGTTATGCCAGTTTCATTGTCAAATATCTTAGTCAAATTCCCATCCTTTAAGATGGGAACAAAAGATGGGCTTTTTTGCACTCTCAACTCCTTCAGCAACGACTCACTTATTAGCTCTTTTGGTACATCAAGCTGCAGAGAGAAATCAACAATTAAGGAACCTATATGATTGCAGAACACATGTCGTGTATTCTGTATAAATTGAAACCATTTTTTCAAGTAGAAACTGATAATTGACCTGGATGAGAAAACCATACGTTTCAAAAAAATATACAAGGTCAACAGAAATAGCAGCTTTTGAATCATCACTTCGATTGGGCAAATTTTGCAATTTTATGTGCCATTTTCTTGTGCTCATAATTTTTGAAGGAATTAAGCATATAACCAGATCAGGACTGCTTAAATCCATCTTAcatctaaacatgtagatgttaGATTCACATTTACACTTTTAACATTCACACTGCTGGTGCTGCCcttaataataaacacatcattTTTAATGTTAATATACAAAATTCAAGATGTGAATTATAGTTACAGTAGCCAGAGAAGAAATTCAAAGTAAGGCTGTTAAGAATGATATAAATATGTACAAGAGATTAATGAGAAATTAAACAGCAGATATCCATTAGCATTGACCAAGGATCATATTTATCCAAAGATTACTGATCAGTTTGAGCAATTATTCATGTTCTCTTCCTTTTTGGAAGACTGCATGATCCATCATAGTTATCATAGATTCACAAATTTGAACAATGAACATAAAAttggaagttttaataaaaaatgcAAGGAAATCGGCAATATATGCCTGGAACAATTTTAGATGCCACTTTACTTTCAAACAAAACAACGCACTATTACCAGTTTTGCGCCATTTCTACACATGCTTCTAAGAAAAGATGTACAATCTAGTCAAGAGGGAAAGACATGAAATCAAGAAATTTAACATGGGATAGTTAGACATATTCAAACATTGTGAAGATATTTCAAAAACTAGAAGTTCCCAATGAGCATAAGAAGCTTGGATTGTTGAAAGCAACATGTAACAAACTGTAATTGCTCTAACTTCAATATAATTATGATGAAAGCAACCTTATTTCAGATCACTTTCTTATAATTATCAATGAGTTTAAACTTGAGATCCTTTTCGTGGAAATAGAACTTCAAATTAGATTATGATAATAGCATTTATATTACTATGCGGagtacaaaccataaaaaaacTGATCAGAAACTAGATTCCATGATAGGAAAAGATATACCTCAGGTTCAGCATGTATGGGTTCCCTCAAACCTGCTATTATAGCATCATTGATTTCATGAGGATGGATTTTAAATTCTGATTCTCCCACCCCATCAATATGTACTTTGGTGGGAACACATGCAACAATAGCTGCAGGAAGTGGTGCAGTAGGTTTACCAAAGTCTGAAATGAACTGCAACACTTCTGCACCTATGGAGTTAACCTAAAAACAGAAGTGGGCTATTAGCATCTACATCAGcaacaacaataataactaaGTCTTATCCCACTGATTGGGGTTGGCTACTGGCATCTAAAAAGATAAAATTTGTTTATAATGAATAACCCTTATTAACATAAACTATAATATTACTTCTTCAAGTGTAACTGTTTCAGCAACCGCAACCAAACTCTCATGTCCCAGTCTCTGGTCCATTATAGTATGACCAAGAGCATCACTCTCCATAATAAATTCCAAGTTGTCAACAGAAGGAACACTGTCAACCATTGCAGCCAATTGCTCACTATCTTTCAGCAATGCATCCATGTAACGAGTTAGTTCTCCTTTCGTGACACCAAACTCCTTCAGTCTTCGAACCTGATGGGAAAGCACAAATCATGGACCTCAATAATATCCAAAAGGTATAACACCAACTCCACTACACTTCACAATTTGTTTAACCTATGCAACCAAATGATAATAAATACTAAAGATGTTTATAACAAAGAAAAGTAAAATATACAATAAGCTCCAAGGGGTTAAGGATTGAATTATTGAGACATTTAAGACATGTCAAATGTGCAATTGCAGAAACAAAAAAAAGTTCATGCAGTGTTCGTGCAAAAAAGGGGAATTCTGATGTGAGAATAAATTGGGCCTACAAATTTTGCAGGTGGTTGGAGGAAAAGTCAGGCTAAAAGATCTATGATTCAACAGCATATAAAGCTTGAATTGGCATGGAAAAAAACAAAATACAGGATTATGATTCATCATCTAGAAACAGTTGTCAAAAAGTTATCTCAAGTTATCAAAAAGTAGTCTCAAATCAGTCATAAATTTAGAATTTCAGATACAATATTAAACCAACTAAAACTTTTTTTCAGTAGCTTTAAAAAATACATTATTCATACAAACCTCTTGAACAGCAACTTTTACAGCActctgccaatttttaggttct
This window contains:
- the LOC122035074 gene encoding stromal processing peptidase, chloroplastic-like — translated: MASSSPISAAATTAAATTTSPYLSPAPHLRLRVGSSGGCPRATLRTRPIAGRRSSSGLRASCRLPPSPLQRTCSLFSEKKKSLAATKCSHGVAVTKLSPRHMYPISCFRAHNRCGNFWKRYTPGFFVDTSSCQFQRHLFGSRSVKLAHVSHALGPEEPHVASTWSDTVLEKPGLSFLDLESEKAELEGFLNSPLPSHPRLHRGQLKNGLRYIILPNKVPANRFEAHMEVHVGSIDEEEDEQGIAHMIEHVAFLGSKKREKLLGTGARSNAYTDFHHTVFHIHSPTTTKDSHADLVPSVLDALNEIAFHPKFLPSRVEKERRAILSELQMMNTIEYRIDCQLLQHLHSENKLSKRFPIGLEEQIKKWDPEKIQKFHERWYFPANATLYLVGDIDDIQKIVTQIEFVFEGTLAKNETENVNTPSKFGAMASFLVPKLPGGLGGGLSNERSSISFDQPMLTKREKQSVRPPVEHQWSLPGLGHNAKPPEIFQHELVQNFSLNMFCKIPVNQVCKYGDLRVVLMKRIFLTALHFRVNTRYKSSNPPFTSIELDHSDSGREGCTVTTLTVTAEPKNWQSAVKVAVQEVRRLKEFGVTKGELTRYMDALLKDSEQLAAMVDSVPSVDNLEFIMESDALGHTIMDQRLGHESLVAVAETVTLEEVNSIGAEVLQFISDFGKPTAPLPAAIVACVPTKVHIDGVGESEFKIHPHEINDAIIAGLREPIHAEPELDVPKELISESLLKELRVQKSPSFVPILKDGNLTKIFDNETGITQCRLSNGIPVNYKITKNEARCGVMRLIVRGGRAAETSESKGAVVVGVRTLSEGGCVGNFSREQVELFCVNHLINCSLESTEEFTAMEFRFTLRDDGMRAAFQLLHMVLEHSVWLEDAFDRAKQLYLSYYRSIPKSLERSTACKLMLGMLNADERFVEPSPESLENLTLQSVKDAVMNQFVADNMEVSIVGDFTKEDIEVCILDYLGTVSSTSSKTKQDIEPITFRPFPSDLHFQQVHLKDTDERACAYIAGPAPSRWGFNAEGKDLFKLINPSNMNGEMPKTNESILLEEEAIEKNVEQGLRSHPLFFSIALGLLAEVINSRLFTTVRDSLGLTYDVSFELSLFDWLNLGWYVISVTSTPSKVYKAVDACKTVLRGLHSNKISQRELDRAKRTLLMRHEAETKSNAYWLGLMAHLQSPSIPRKDISCIKDLTSLYEHATIEDIYVAYEHLKVDDTSLFCCVGVAGTNAGGDDMLDIGEEESDAGHHGMMPTGRGLSTMTRPTT